A single region of the Microlunatus panaciterrae genome encodes:
- a CDS encoding glycosyltransferase translates to MTSIVIAAHNEESVIGSCLDALLADPKVDQSEIIVAANGCTDNTAALARARGVRVIEVRQASKPAALNAGDGATDEFPRIYLDADIVVPSGGISAINEALQASSDADGSVPLAAVPGRRLITRGRPWTVRAYFAINERLPVFRAGLFGRGMIGLSAEGRARFDQFPEMVADDLFLDSLFAPGERVLVAGVETVVETPLTTGALLNRLVRVRRGNAAMRAAGAAGRIPPSVRSADRWSWLTDVVVPHPWLAPAAVVYVVLTTVAATWAQLGSRDDLTWRRDNSTRDSSRVSGGAS, encoded by the coding sequence ATGACCAGCATCGTCATCGCCGCCCATAACGAAGAGTCGGTGATCGGATCCTGCTTGGATGCGCTCCTCGCTGACCCGAAGGTCGATCAGTCGGAGATCATCGTCGCTGCCAATGGCTGTACGGACAACACTGCCGCCCTGGCCAGGGCGCGGGGAGTGCGAGTGATCGAGGTCCGGCAGGCCAGCAAGCCCGCAGCGTTGAACGCTGGAGATGGGGCGACTGATGAGTTCCCAAGAATCTATCTCGACGCAGACATCGTCGTGCCCTCCGGCGGGATCTCAGCGATCAACGAGGCTCTGCAGGCCAGCTCCGACGCGGATGGATCTGTGCCCCTTGCCGCGGTTCCCGGACGTCGGCTGATCACGAGGGGTCGGCCGTGGACGGTACGTGCCTATTTCGCTATCAATGAGCGACTCCCGGTGTTCCGCGCCGGTCTTTTCGGCAGAGGAATGATCGGCCTGTCTGCAGAGGGACGTGCCCGGTTTGATCAATTCCCCGAGATGGTCGCCGACGACCTGTTTCTGGACTCGCTGTTTGCGCCAGGCGAGAGAGTTCTGGTGGCGGGCGTTGAGACCGTGGTCGAGACTCCGCTCACGACGGGTGCCCTGTTGAACAGGCTGGTCCGGGTGCGCCGCGGCAACGCCGCCATGCGTGCGGCCGGTGCGGCGGGCCGGATCCCCCCCAGCGTACGGTCCGCAGATCGCTGGTCCTGGCTGACCGATGTGGTGGTGCCTCACCCGTGGCTGGCGCCCGCCGCTGTCGTCTACGTCGTTCTGACGACTGTGGCGGCCACGTGGGCCCAACTGGGCAGCCGCGATGACCTAACCTGGCGGCGGGACAACTCAACGCGCGACTCGAGCCGGGTCTCTGGCGGAGCCTCATGA
- a CDS encoding DUF4082 domain-containing protein: protein MHRERHVGGTPHLTGQPERRGRSAEIAVRARPGGPPIMQPQTRTSARPRGRFKWLPAVLQWRSAAALLLGLSALLLSVSSATTASAETARIVTAPPTGTTSLLATTGPTSTTRDPDRDSVELGLRFSATANETLTGLRFFRAGGDVQAHQATLWSSTGRVLTTLTFAARSTAGWQYASFASPVAISANETYVASYHVSDGYAAETGFFTGDPLSAGGLVTSAAASPGVYAYGDTAKFPTNTYKASNYWIDPVVSTTSAAPEPTATEPPPADTAGSTTSGTFPNADNTGVPAGTTLSSYTGPTTITTAGTVIDSKKITGCLNIKADNVTIKNSLIQSGGCFFNVLSDNGNTGLKLTDVEIDGQGNTSGDSAINGSNFSCLRCDLHGTVDGAKAGSNVVIQDSYIHDLSMTSGSHNDGIQSLGTTSLRIVHNTIIIKAGSTSAIILSTGSASNMRNVLIDSNLLGGGAYTVYGGYLAGTDDLSKVSNISITNNQFTTQIFPKSGAYGPLTSTDSPVVVSGNTWYDGPNAGKSVY, encoded by the coding sequence GTGCATCGTGAACGTCACGTGGGGGGCACACCGCATCTAACCGGTCAGCCAGAACGACGAGGTCGGTCCGCCGAGATCGCTGTTCGGGCGCGCCCAGGAGGTCCCCCCATTATGCAACCTCAGACACGCACGTCCGCACGCCCTAGAGGCCGCTTCAAATGGCTTCCGGCGGTCCTGCAGTGGCGCTCCGCCGCGGCTTTGCTCTTAGGCTTGTCTGCCTTGCTTCTATCGGTGAGTTCCGCGACCACAGCTTCGGCTGAGACCGCTCGGATTGTTACTGCCCCGCCGACCGGCACCACCTCGCTCCTCGCCACCACCGGCCCAACCAGCACCACCCGCGATCCTGATCGCGACTCGGTCGAGCTGGGTCTGCGGTTCTCGGCAACCGCCAACGAAACCCTCACTGGCTTGCGCTTCTTCCGCGCTGGTGGAGACGTCCAGGCACACCAGGCGACCCTGTGGAGCTCCACCGGCCGGGTCCTGACCACCCTCACCTTCGCAGCGCGGTCAACTGCTGGCTGGCAGTACGCGAGCTTCGCCTCGCCGGTCGCCATTTCCGCCAATGAGACGTACGTCGCGTCTTACCATGTGTCGGATGGGTACGCCGCAGAAACCGGCTTCTTCACCGGCGACCCGCTGAGTGCCGGCGGCCTCGTCACTTCGGCAGCCGCGTCGCCGGGCGTATATGCCTATGGTGACACGGCAAAGTTCCCCACAAATACTTACAAGGCGAGCAACTACTGGATCGATCCGGTCGTCAGCACCACCTCTGCGGCACCGGAGCCCACTGCGACTGAGCCACCGCCGGCAGACACCGCTGGGTCGACCACGAGCGGAACCTTTCCTAATGCCGATAATACGGGTGTTCCGGCTGGGACGACTCTCAGTTCGTACACCGGGCCCACCACCATCACGACAGCTGGCACGGTCATCGACTCCAAAAAGATCACCGGGTGCCTGAACATCAAGGCCGACAACGTGACCATCAAGAACTCCCTGATCCAGTCTGGCGGATGCTTCTTCAACGTCCTGTCCGACAACGGAAACACCGGTCTGAAGCTGACCGACGTCGAGATCGACGGACAGGGCAACACCTCGGGCGACTCGGCCATCAACGGCAGCAACTTCAGCTGCCTGCGGTGCGACCTGCACGGCACCGTCGACGGTGCCAAGGCCGGCAGCAACGTGGTGATCCAAGACTCCTACATCCACGATCTGTCGATGACCTCCGGCTCCCACAACGACGGCATCCAGTCCCTCGGAACCACCAGCCTGCGCATCGTGCACAACACGATCATCATCAAGGCAGGCTCAACTTCGGCCATCATCCTCTCGACCGGGTCCGCCTCGAACATGCGCAACGTGCTGATCGACAGCAACCTGCTCGGTGGCGGTGCCTACACCGTCTACGGCGGATACCTGGCCGGAACCGACGACCTGTCCAAGGTCTCGAACATCTCCATCACCAACAACCAGTTCACCACGCAGATCTTCCCGAAGTCGGGAGCCTACGGCCCCCTCACATCAACCGACTCACCCGTCGTTGTCTCAGGCAACACCTGGTACGACGGCCCCAACGCGGGCAAGAGCGTCTATTGA